Proteins encoded by one window of Arachis ipaensis cultivar K30076 chromosome B04, Araip1.1, whole genome shotgun sequence:
- the LOC107635923 gene encoding F-box protein SKIP23-like — protein sequence MGEFDRWSNIHQDLLNEITKGFYSYDNYIRLRLICKQWNLKLPKIPDGNKVPWLVLSMGSAATESFEEEAHALEEEVRAPEDEGIFHTRSLEEKGIYHLMLPDMQDNCMRGSCHGWLIIVMVYEGTIRMLNPFTKVHLDLPPVSTLPNIININGDECTMYCGDKIITRNTIFMHQIQIWKAIINSAPNNDDDSNFIAVVIYGSLLELAFYMPNENRWIRFPTKDLDDVHDVIFFEEKIFAVDGNGQLYEFDTRTKSGPVGGKHEATPPPSNGMYNCYYLIGGDNGSLLMLVKGAKDRYCMKNYKWLGETVKFDIYELKKNEKTWSRIHSLGNYILLIGLNSSIQILPSNSLNCKGNQIYLREVCFEDTTPSYEIVIFDLEDGSFQTFLTEHTSLFAIQR from the exons ATGGGTGAGTTTGATCGATGGTCAAACATTCATCAAGATTTGTTAAACGAAATTACTAAGGGGTTCTATTCATATGACAATTACATTCGACTTCGATTAATTTGTAAGCAATGGAATTTGAAACTTCCGAAAATTCCTGATGGCAACAAAGTTCCGTGGCTGGTGCTATCTATGGGCAGTGCTGCTACAgaatcttttgaagaagaagctcatgCTCTTGAAGAAGAAGTTCGTGCTCCCGAAGATGAAGGAATTTTTCACACTCGTAGTCTCGAAGAGAAGGGGATTTACCACCTCATGTTACCAGATATGCAAGACAACTGCATGCGTGGTTCTTGTCATGGATGGCTAATCATTGTAATGGTATATGAAGGTACGATAAGAATGTTAAATCCATTTACAAAGGTTCACTTGGATCTTCCTCCAGTTTCAACTCTTCCaaatataattaatattaatgGGGATGAATGTACTATGTATTGTGGGGACAAAATTATCACTAGAAATACTATTTTCATGCATCAAATCCAAATTTGGAAGGCTATTATAAATTCAGCTCCTAACAATGACGATGACAGTAATTTTATAGCAGTGGTCATATATGGATCATTACTAGAATTGGCCTTTTACATGCCAAACGAGAATAGATGGATTAGATTTCCAACAAAAGATCTAGACGACGTTCATGATGTCATATTTTTTGAAGAGAAAATATTTGCAGTAGATGGTAATGGCCAACTATATGAATTTGATACAAGAACAAAGTCAGGACCAGTGGGAGGAAAACATGAAGCCACACCACCTCCATCCAATGGAATGTATAATTGTTATTATCTAATTGGAGGTGATAATGGAAGTTTATTGATGCTGGTAAAAGGGGCAAAAGATAGGTATTGCATGAAGAATTATAAGTGGTTGGGCGAGACTGTCAAATTTGATATCTatgaattgaaaaaaaatgagaaaacatGGTCAAGAATACACAGTTTGGGAAACTACATACTACTAATTGGACTCAATTCTTCTATTCAAATACTGCCAAGTAATTCTTTGAATTGTAAAGGAAATCAAATCTACTTGCGTGAAGTGTGCTTTGAAGACACTACTCCCTCTTATGAGATTGTCATCTTCGATTTGGAAGATGGAAGTTTCCAAACATTTTTAACAGAG CATACAAGTTTGTTCGCTATACAAAGGTGA
- the LOC107638651 gene encoding lysM domain receptor-like kinase 3, whose translation MSRKPNARKQQHVPLIDLLILCYLLLFPATTTKSEAKCSSGCNLALASYYLWPGTNLTYITTIFGKPQSEILKYNPEIKNPDSIDKQERINVPFSCDCLNGDFLGHTFSYETHRGDTYNNIAHVAFSNLTTQEWLSRVNSYPAINIPDGVQINVTVNCSCGDIHVSKDYGLFATYPLRIGQDLNTVAAESTVPAELLQRYNQGSDFGAGNGIVFVPAKDENGKFPPLLLGSGISGGAIAGIVIGGAVTGLLLLALVLYFALFRRKKVVAEVSLLPHDQFTQLQHGCGSRLSKGSESSPVISPRLTGITVDKSVEFSYEELAKATNGFSIDNKIGQGGFGSVYYAELRDEKAAIKRMDMQASKEFLAELKVLTRVHHLNLVRLIGYCVEGSLFLVYEYIENGNLSQHLRGSGRDSLSWPIRVQIALDSARGLEYIHEHTVPVYIHRDIKSANILIDKNFRGKVADFGLTRLTEYGSSSLQTRLVGTFGYMPPEYAQYGEVSPKIDVYAFGVVLYELISGKEAIIKTNEIVTESKGLVALFEEVLSQTDPKEDLSKYVDPRLGDNYSVDSVFKMCQLARACTHENPQLRPSMRSIVVALMTLSSATEDWDVGSFYENQALVHLMAGR comes from the exons ATGAGCAGAAAGCCAAACGCAAGAAAACAGCAGCATGTTCCATTGATTGATCTCCTTATTCTCTGTTATCTTCTCTTGTTCCCTGCCACAACCACAAAATCCGAAGCTAAATGCAGTTCTGGGTGCAACCTTGCACTAGCTTCCTATTACCTATGGCCAGGAACAAACCTCACTTACATCACCACCATCTTCGGAAAACCACAGTCAGAGATTCTGAAATACAACCCTGAAATAAAAAACCCAGATTCCATTGATAAGCAAGAAAGGATCAACGTTCCCTTCTCATGTGACTGCTTGAACGGTGATTTCTTAGGTCACACTTTTTCATACGAAACACATCGCGGTGACACGTACAATAACATTGCTCATGTTGCTTTCTCAAACCTCACAACTCAGGAGTGGCTGAGTAGGGTTAATAGCTATCCAGCTATAAACATTCCTGATGGTGTTCAGATCAATGTCACTGTAAATTGTTCCTGCGGAGATATACATGTGTCTAAGGATTATGGATTGTTTGCCACGTATCCCCTTAGGATCGGCCAGGATTTGAACACGGTGGCGGCCGAATCCACCGTGCCGGCCGAGTTGCTGCAGAGGTACAATCAGGGCTCTGATTTTGGTGCCGGGAATGGAATTGTTTTTGTGCCGGCCAAAG ATGAAAATGGAAAGTTTCCGCCACTGCTATTGGG ATCAG GAATCTCTGGTGGAGCCATTGCTGGCATAGTTATTGGAGGTGCTGTTACTGGATTATTATTATTGGCACTTGTTCTCTATTTTGCTCTATTTAGAAGAAAGAAAGTGGTGGCTGAGGTGTCCCTTCTCCCTCATGATCAATTTACTCAACTCCAACATG GTTGTGGAAGCAGGTTGAGTAAGGGATCAGAATCTTCCCCTGTGATTTCGCCAAGGTTGACCGGTATTACAGTTGACAAGTCAGTGGAGTTCTCATATGAAGAGTTGGCCAAAGCTACTAATGGCTTTAGCATAGATAACAAAATTGGTCAAGGTGGTTTTGGTTCTGTATACTATGCAGAGCTTAGGGATGAG AAAGCGGCAATTAAGAGAATGGATATGCAAGCATCAAAAGAATTCCTTGCTGAACTCAAGGTTCTAACACGCGTCCATCACTTGAACTTG GTGCGTTTAATAGGATATTGTGTTGAAGGCTCCTTATTTTTGGTTTATGAATACATTGAGAATGGCAATCTAAGTCAACATTTGCGTGGCTCAG GGAGGGATTCATTATCATGGCCTATTAGAGTTCAAATTGCACTGGATTCAGCAAGAGGACTGGAATACATTCATGAGCATACAGTTCCTGTCTATATCCATAGAGATATTAAGTCAGCAAACATTTTGATAGACAAAAACTTTCGCGGAAAG GTTGCAGATTTTGGTCTAACAAGATTGACTGAATATGGTAGCTCTTCATTACAGACACGTCTTGTTGGTACATTTGGCTATATGCCTCCAGA ATATGCACAGTATGGTGAAGTTTCCCCCAAAATAGATGTATATGCTTTTGGTGTTGTTCTCTATGAACTCATATCCGGAAAGGAAGCTATTATCAAGACAAATGAAATTGTGACTGAATCAAAAGGGCTAGTTGCCTTG TTTGAAGAGGTTCTTAGTCAAACAGACCCAAAAGAAGATCTTTCAAAATATGTTGATCCTAGACTTGGTGACAACTACTCTGTTGACTCTGTATTTAAG ATGTGTCAACTTGCTAGAGCTTGCACACATGAAAACCCTCAACTAAGGCCAAGCATGAGATCAATTGTGGTAGCATTAATGACACTTTCATCAGCAACTGAGGATTGGGATGTTGGCTCTTTCTATGAAAACCAAGCTTTGGTGCATTTAATGGCTGGAAGGTAG